The Humulus lupulus chromosome 4, drHumLupu1.1, whole genome shotgun sequence genome has a window encoding:
- the LOC133829554 gene encoding putative F-box protein At3g21120: MAGTTTSSGECLHMPEEAVVEIMSRLPPESLVRSKRVSKSWYALIKSLIVDSAFVAKHLHNTKNNTSSVASFIYQSPCPCEDVDDQELVRHSLSCPFIAPKVFHLSHLDDGEIDLIHHVSEDLPRIPCERDVTDRLENHCNGVVVLTRFESGTSRGCIVLCNPAIMEFRILPDSVLFDDFGIIGAGFGYDSRANDYKIVRLGVDWLSNNSKAVVYSLATNLWKEIKFDWSEMNFDLDINDIVINSTGVFCKGVIYWHLCIHKVLSVDELLSSDEKLHDKLLSFDVSDEIFNGLPLPDNLQSVEPTWDPKWNTLSVWNESLALFRYSSEREGEILVEVWVMMDDCLVGSWIKQLVVGPLVGIQAALTFSCKGDELLFQGEDRRLVSYNVRRQKLRNLSSHGVGKKHGVAEECVFPYVKSLNSVKGRSQ; the protein is encoded by the coding sequence ATGGCAGGGACGACGACATCATCAGGGGAATGCCTTCATATGCCGGAAGAGGCGGTGGTGGAAATCATGTCACGGCTGCCTCCCGAGTCACTGGTTCGATCAAAGCGTGTCAGTAAATCTTGGTACGCTCTCATCAAATCTCTCATCGTTGATTCAGCATTTGTGGCTAAACATCTCCACAATACGAAAAACAACACGTCGTCTGTCGCATCTTTCATTTATCAGAGTCCATGCCCCTGTGAAGATGTGGACGATCAAGAGCTTGTTAGACATTCACTGTCTTGTCCTTTCATTGCCCCCAAGGTTTTCCACTTATCCCATTTGGATGATGGTGAGATTGACCTCATTCATCATGTTAGTGAAGATTTACCACGAATCCCATGTGAAAGGGATGTCACTGATAGGCTGGAAAATCATTGTAATGGAGTTGTTGTCCTGACTAGATTCGAGTCTGGTACTTCTAGAGGTTGCATAGTTTTGTGCAATCCAGCAATCATGGAGTTCAGAATTCTTCCGGATTCGGTACTTTTCGATGATTTTGGTATCATAGGAGCTGGATTTGGCTATGATTCTAGAGCTAATGACTACAAGATTGTCCGGCTTGGGGTTGATTGGTTGTCGAACAATAGCAAAGCTGTTGTTTACAGTTTGGCCACTAATTTATGGAAGGAGATCAAGTTTGATTGGAGTGAGATGAATTTTGATTTGGACATTAATGACATTGTGATTAACAGTACAGGTGTATTCTGCAAAGGAGTTATTTATTGGCATTTATGCATTCACAAGGTACTTTCTGTCGACGAATTACTTTCCTCTGACGAGAAACTTCATGACAAGTTACTTTCTTTTGATGTTTCTGATGAGATATTTAATGGCTTGCCATTGCCGGACAATCTTCAATCCGTAGAGCCTACATGGGATCCAAAATGGAATACACTTTCAGTGTGGAATGAATCTCTTGCTTTGTTTCGATATTCCAGTGAAAGAGAGGGTGAAATATTGGTTGAAGTATGGGTGATGATGGATGACTGCTTGGTTGGTTCTTGGATCAAACAACTAGTTGTTGGACCCCTTGTGGGAATTCAAGCTGCATTGACATTCTCCTGCAAGGGTGATGAACTCCTCTTCCAAGGCGAGGACCGGCGTTTGGTGTCTTACAATGTTCGTCGCCAAAAGCTAAGGAATCTTTCCTCTCACGGTGTAGGTAAGAAACATGGTGTGGCTGAAGAGTGTGTATTTCCCTATGTAAAGAGTTTGAACTCAGTGAAAGGAAGGAGCCAATAG